A portion of the Salmo trutta chromosome 1, fSalTru1.1, whole genome shotgun sequence genome contains these proteins:
- the LOC115198728 gene encoding 3-phosphoinositide-dependent protein kinase 1 isoform X2: protein MEGPQASPKLGKQPEDFKFGRILGEGSYSTVVLAREQATGKEYAMKILEKMHIRKENKAHCVTRERDIMSSLDHPFIVKLYFTFQDVKRDLKPENILLNEDMHIQITDFGTAKQLSSDSTQNRANSFVGTAEYVSPELLTQKSACKSSDLWGLGCIIYQLVAGLPPFRAGNDYLKFQKIIKLEYEFPDKFFPNAKDLVEQLLCLDPSNRLGCEEMGGYNPLRAHFFFEAVTWENLHLQTPPKLTPYLPAMAEDDEDYYGNYDDLLSQFSNMQVVQSSSFQPLFVANPSPIPNSNPAQRPNSNIEQYIHDLDNNSFELDLRFSTEVKRLLLEKQTSRNPWNQFVENNLILKMGPVDKRKGLFARRRQLLLTEGPHLYYVDPVNKVLKGEIPWSPALRPEAKNFKTFFVHTPNRTYYLMDPCGNADKWCNKIQEVWQKIYNTHFNSCM, encoded by the exons ATGGAGGGCCCTCAAGCCTCCCCAAAGCTTGGAAAGCAGCCAGAGGACTTTAAATTTGGTCGAATTCTAGGAGAAGGATCCTATTCAACA GTTGTGCTGGCAAGAGAACAGGCCACAGGGAAAGAATATGCTA TGAAGATTCTGGAGAAGATGCACATCCGGAAGGAGAACAAGGCACATTGCGTGACGCGAGAGAGGGATATCATGTCAAGCTTAGACCATCCATTTATCGTCAAGCTCTACTTCACATTTCAAGATGTGAAAAG GGACCTCAAACCAGAGAATATTTTACTGAATGAGGACATGCACATTCAAATAACAGACTTTGGAACTGCAAAACAACTCTCATCAGATAGTACACAAA ACAGAGCAAATTCCTTTGTTGGAACAGCTGAGTATGTTTCTCCAGAGCTACTGACTCAGAAATCTGCCTGCAAAAG CTCTGACCTTTGGGGTTTAGGCTGTATCATCTACCAGTTGGTAGCAGGATTACCGCCATTTAGAGCTGG GAATGACTACCTGAAGTTCCAGAAGATTATTAAACTGGAGTATGAATTTCCTGATAAATTCTTTCCTAATGCGAAGGATCTAGTGGAACAGCTTCTA TGCTTGGATCCCTCCAACCGATTAGGTTGTGAGGAGATGGGTGGGTACAACCCTCTCAGAGCCCATTTTTTCTTTGAGGCCGTCACATGGGAGAACCTTCACCTACAGACACCCCCCAAACTCACCCCCTACCTGCCAGCCATGGCTGAGGATGATGAGGACTATTATGGAAAC TATGATGACCTCCTCAGCCAGTTCAGCAACATGCAGGTTGTCCAGTCCAGCTCCTTTCAACCACTGTTTGTGGCCAACCCCAGTCCCATCCCCAACTCCAACCCCGCACAAAGGCCCAACAGCAACATCGAGCAGTACATTCATGACCTGGACAACAACTCCTTTGAGCTGGACCTGCGGTTTTCCACTGAGGTGAAGCGGCTACTGCTTGAGAAGCAGACAAGCAGAAACCCCTG GAATCAGTTTGTGGAGAATAATTTGATCCTCAAGATGGGACCAGTGGACAAAAGGAAG GGGCTGTTTGCACGTCGGCGCCAGCTATTGTTGACTGAGGGACCACACCTTTACTATGTGGACCCAGTTAACAAGGTTTTGAAAGGAGAGATCCCCTGGTCCCCCGCACTGCGCCCAGAGGCCAAGAACTTCAAGACCTTCTTTGTCCATACA CCAAACAGAACATACTATCTGATGGACCCGTGCGGGAATGCTGACAAATGGTGCAACAAAATTCAAGAAGTGTGGCAAAAGATCTATAACACGCATTTTAACTCATGCATGTAG
- the LOC115198728 gene encoding 3-phosphoinositide-dependent protein kinase 1 isoform X1, producing MEGPQASPKLGKQPEDFKFGRILGEGSYSTVVLAREQATGKEYAMKILEKMHIRKENKAHCVTRERDIMSSLDHPFIVKLYFTFQDVKRLYFGISYARNGELLKYIRKIGSFDETCTRFYSAEIVCALQYLHSKGIIHRDLKPENILLNEDMHIQITDFGTAKQLSSDSTQNRANSFVGTAEYVSPELLTQKSACKSSDLWGLGCIIYQLVAGLPPFRAGNDYLKFQKIIKLEYEFPDKFFPNAKDLVEQLLCLDPSNRLGCEEMGGYNPLRAHFFFEAVTWENLHLQTPPKLTPYLPAMAEDDEDYYGNYDDLLSQFSNMQVVQSSSFQPLFVANPSPIPNSNPAQRPNSNIEQYIHDLDNNSFELDLRFSTEVKRLLLEKQTSRNPWNQFVENNLILKMGPVDKRKGLFARRRQLLLTEGPHLYYVDPVNKVLKGEIPWSPALRPEAKNFKTFFVHTPNRTYYLMDPCGNADKWCNKIQEVWQKIYNTHFNSCM from the exons ATGGAGGGCCCTCAAGCCTCCCCAAAGCTTGGAAAGCAGCCAGAGGACTTTAAATTTGGTCGAATTCTAGGAGAAGGATCCTATTCAACA GTTGTGCTGGCAAGAGAACAGGCCACAGGGAAAGAATATGCTA TGAAGATTCTGGAGAAGATGCACATCCGGAAGGAGAACAAGGCACATTGCGTGACGCGAGAGAGGGATATCATGTCAAGCTTAGACCATCCATTTATCGTCAAGCTCTACTTCACATTTCAAGATGTGAAAAGGTTGT ATTTTGGCATAAGCTATGCAAGAAATGGGGAATTACTGAAATACATTCGCAAAATAGGCTCATTCGATGAGACGTGCACTAGATTCTACTCTGCTGAAATAGTATGTGCATTACAGTATTTGCATTCTAAAGGCATAATTCACAG GGACCTCAAACCAGAGAATATTTTACTGAATGAGGACATGCACATTCAAATAACAGACTTTGGAACTGCAAAACAACTCTCATCAGATAGTACACAAA ACAGAGCAAATTCCTTTGTTGGAACAGCTGAGTATGTTTCTCCAGAGCTACTGACTCAGAAATCTGCCTGCAAAAG CTCTGACCTTTGGGGTTTAGGCTGTATCATCTACCAGTTGGTAGCAGGATTACCGCCATTTAGAGCTGG GAATGACTACCTGAAGTTCCAGAAGATTATTAAACTGGAGTATGAATTTCCTGATAAATTCTTTCCTAATGCGAAGGATCTAGTGGAACAGCTTCTA TGCTTGGATCCCTCCAACCGATTAGGTTGTGAGGAGATGGGTGGGTACAACCCTCTCAGAGCCCATTTTTTCTTTGAGGCCGTCACATGGGAGAACCTTCACCTACAGACACCCCCCAAACTCACCCCCTACCTGCCAGCCATGGCTGAGGATGATGAGGACTATTATGGAAAC TATGATGACCTCCTCAGCCAGTTCAGCAACATGCAGGTTGTCCAGTCCAGCTCCTTTCAACCACTGTTTGTGGCCAACCCCAGTCCCATCCCCAACTCCAACCCCGCACAAAGGCCCAACAGCAACATCGAGCAGTACATTCATGACCTGGACAACAACTCCTTTGAGCTGGACCTGCGGTTTTCCACTGAGGTGAAGCGGCTACTGCTTGAGAAGCAGACAAGCAGAAACCCCTG GAATCAGTTTGTGGAGAATAATTTGATCCTCAAGATGGGACCAGTGGACAAAAGGAAG GGGCTGTTTGCACGTCGGCGCCAGCTATTGTTGACTGAGGGACCACACCTTTACTATGTGGACCCAGTTAACAAGGTTTTGAAAGGAGAGATCCCCTGGTCCCCCGCACTGCGCCCAGAGGCCAAGAACTTCAAGACCTTCTTTGTCCATACA CCAAACAGAACATACTATCTGATGGACCCGTGCGGGAATGCTGACAAATGGTGCAACAAAATTCAAGAAGTGTGGCAAAAGATCTATAACACGCATTTTAACTCATGCATGTAG